In Balearica regulorum gibbericeps isolate bBalReg1 chromosome 2, bBalReg1.pri, whole genome shotgun sequence, one DNA window encodes the following:
- the LOC104641628 gene encoding serum paraoxonase/arylesterase 2, producing MGKLLAVALVGIAAALAAERLLAFRNRLNASREIAPVSLPNCRLIKGIETGSEDIDILPNGLAFISSGLKYPGIKSPAPDKPGELFLMDLNEDNPRAVELRISRGFDLASFNPHGISTYVDRDDTVYLFVVNHPHQKSTVELFKFVEDDNSLVHLKTIRHDLLTSVNDIVAMGPDSFYATNDHYFSDFILMFLEMFLGLTWSNVVYYSPKEVKEVAAGFYSANGINISPDRKYIYVADVLDHNVHVMEKHANWNLTHVKTLQLDTLADNLSIDPHTGDIWTGCHPNGMKLFYNDPENLPASEVLRIQNILSEEPVVTRVYADDGSVLQGSSVASVYEGKLLIGTVFHRALYCEL from the exons ATGGGGAAGCTGCTGGCGGTGGCTCTGGTCGGCATAGCGGCAGCCTTGGCGGCGGAGCGGCTGCTGGCCTTTCG GAACAGACTGAATGCTTCACGGGAAATAGCCCCAGTAAGCCTCCCGAACTGCCGGCTCATTAAAGGGATCG AAACCGGTTCAGAAGACATCGACATACTTCCCAATGGCTTGGCTTTCATCAGCTCC ggCTTGAAATATCCAGGAATAAAGAGCCCTGCACCAGACAAGCCAGGTGAACTATTTTTGATGGATTTGAATGAAGACAATCCCAGAGCAGTGGAACTGAGAATCAGCCGAGGGTTTGATCTGGCATCGTTTAACCCTCACGGAATCAGCACCTATGTAGACAGAG atgacaCCGTGTACCTCTTTGTTGTGAACCACCCCCATCAGAAGAGCACAGTAGAATTGTTTAAATTTGTAGAAGATGACAATTCTCTTGTACACCTGAAAACCATTCGACACGACCTTCTGACAAG tgtgaATGATATAGTAGCTATGGGACCAGACAGCTTCTATGCTACCAATGACCACTACTTCTCTGACTTCATCTTGATGTTCTTGGAGATGTTCTTGGGTTTAACATGGTCAAATGTTGTTTACTACAGCCCAAAAGAAGTTAAAGAAGTAGCAGCTGGGTTTTATTCAGCCAATGGAATTAACATTTCACCTGACAGAAA GTACATATATGTTGCAGATGTACTTGATCATAATGTCCATGTTATGGAAAAACATGCTAATTGGAATTTAACCCATGTGAAG ACGCTGCAGCTGGACACTTTGGCCGATAACTTGTCTATTGACCCTCACACTGGAGACATCTGGACAGGATGTCATCCCAATGGGATGAAGCTGTTCTACAATGATCCCGAAAATCTGCCTGCCTCTGAG GTCCTGCGCATCCAGAACATCCTCTCGGAGGAGCCTGTGGTGACACGTGTCTACGCCGACGACggctctgtgctgcagggaagcTCGGTGGCATCCGTCTACGAGGGAAAACTGCTCATCGGCACAGTCTTCCACAGAGCGCTCTACTGTGAGCTATAG